In a genomic window of Ipomoea triloba cultivar NCNSP0323 chromosome 3, ASM357664v1:
- the LOC116014148 gene encoding ABC transporter B family member 28 isoform X1: MAAAAAASFTLPFRPFTPPKHRRQPHLLAAHLNHYSRFRVSSLASPRVLARCQNPKRLVISSAYAGPAIDAFVSENELKFEDSGDNFVAQPIEVINWGLLWKLLSDHKLQLAASVLTLVGCTTCTLTMPLLSGRFFEVLIGARPEPLWKVLGRVAVMYSLEPIFTVIFVVNMNAMWEKVMSSLRAQIFQRVLIQKVEFFDRYKVGELTALLTSDLGSLKNIVSENVSRDRGFRALSEIIGTLCLLFALSPQLAPILGVLMLSVSVLVALYKRSTVKVFKSHGLVQASIADCVTETLSAIRTVRSFGGEKRQMSVFARQVLEYEDSGIKLGIFKSVNESVTRVAVYVSLMALYCLGGSKVKAGELSVGTVASFIGYTFTLTFAVQGLVNTFGDLRVAFASVDRINSVLSGAEIDEALAYALHKDMKQKNAHDKNFSLFVVNGSDGMRSTNLGYMSSLKSGSSVRSLAQSGDICLEDVHFSYPVRPDVEILSGLNLTLKCGTVTALVGPSGAGKSTVVQLLARFYEPTKGRITVAGEDLRTFDKSEWARAVSLVNQEPVLFSVSVGENIAYGLPDKDVSKDDVIKAAKAANAHEFIVSLPQGYDTLVGERGGLLSGGQRQRIAIARALLKDAPILILDEATSALDTVSERLVQDALNHLMKGRTTLVIAHRLSTVQNADEIAVCSDGKIAELGTHFELLESKGQYASLVASQRLAFE, encoded by the exons ATGGCTGCCGCTGCCGCCGCCTCCTTCACTCTTCCTTTCCGCCCCTTTACGCCGCCAAAACACCGCCGACAGCCCCACTTGCTTGCGGCGCATCTAAATCATTACTCGCGCTTTCGCGTTTCATCGCTAGCCTCACCGCGTGTACTAGCTCGTTGCCAGAACCCGAAGCGGTTAGTCATATCCTCCGCTTATGCCGGCCCCGCTATTGACGCTTTTGTATCCGAAAACGAGCTTAAATTCGAAGATTCCGGCGATAATTTTGTTGCCCAGCCGATTGAAGTCATCAATTGGGGATTATTATGGAAGCTTCTGTCTGACCACAAGCTGCAGCTTGCCGCTTCTGTTCTCACCCTCGTTGGCTGCACTACCTGCACTCTCACTATGCCTCTACTCTCTG GGCGATTTTTTGAAGTACTTATAGGGGCGAGACCTGAGCCTCTGTGGAAAGTTCTCGGTAGAGTGGCTGTTATGTACTCATTGGAGCCAATTTTCACTGTGATTTTTGTTGTAAACATGAATGCCATGTGGGAAAAGGTTATGTCCAGTTTAAGAgcgcaaatatttcaaagagtATTGATTCAGAAG GTTGAGTTCTTTGACCGCTACAag GTTGGTGAACTAACAGCATTATTGACATCTGATTTGGGCTCATTGAAGAATATCGTGAGTGAAAATGTTTCCAGGGATCGTGGTTTTAGGGCATTGTCTGAG ATTATTGGAACACTGTGTTTATTGTTTGCCCTATCTCCCCAACTGGCACCAATTTTGGGCGTACTGATGCTTAGTGTGTCAGTTTTAGTTG CTCTATACAAGAGGTCAACCGTGAAAGTTTTCAAATCTCATGGTTTGGTCCAAGCTTCAATTGCTGATTGTGTAACTGAGACATTGTCTGCCATTCGCACT GTACGATCATTTGGTGGAGAAAAGCGTCAAATGTCAGTCTTTGCACGGCAG GTTCTTGAGTATGAGGACAGTGGCATAAAGCTTGGGATTTTCAAATCTGTAAATGAGTCTGTAACTAGGGTTGCAGTTTATGTCTCTTTGATGGCCTTATATTGTCTTGGGGGGAGCAAAGTAAAAGCT GGCGAACTATCCGTGGGAACTGTGGCTTCTTTTATTGGATACACGTTTACCTTGACTTTTGCA GTTCAAGGGCTTGTCAATACCTTTGGAGATCTTCGTgtggcttttgcctctgtggaTAGAATCAATTCTGTGTTGTCTGGAGCTGAAATTGATGAAGCCCTTGCTTATGCCTTACACAAGGACATGAAACAGAAGAATGCACATGATAAAAATTTTAGTCTATTTGTGGTTAATGGTTCTGATGGCATGCGGTCTACAAATTTGGGATACATGTCATCCTTGAAATCTGGTAGTAGTGTGCGAAGCCTTGCACAGTCTGGCGATATTTGTCTTGAAG ATGTACATTTTTCTTATCCAGTGAGGCCTGATGTAGAAATCCTTAGTGGTCTGAATTTGACCCTAAAATGTGGGACAGTTACTGCCCTAGTGGGCCCCAGTGGCGCTGGGAAAAGTACTGTAGTACAGCTACTAGCACGGTTCTATGAG CCAACCAAGGGTCGCATTACTGTTGCAGGAGAAGATTTGCGAACATTTGATAAGAGTGAATGGGCACGTGCTGTGTCTCTAGTGAATCAA GAACCTGTTCTTTTCTCGGTATCTGTTGGGGAGAATATTGCATATGGCCTCCCAGATAAGGATGTATCCAAGGATGATGTGATAAAGGCAGCAAAAGCTGCAAATGCTCATGAATTCATAGTTTCATTGCCACAG GGTTACGATACATTGGTTGGTGAGCGTGGGGGATTGTTAAGTGGTGGACAGAGGCAGAGGATTGCCATTGCCAGAGCTTTGCTCAAGGATGCCCCAATCCTAATTCTTGATGAG GCCACTAGTGCATTGGATACTGTTAGTGAGCGTCTAGTCCAGGATGCGTTGAACCATTTAATGAAGGGAAGGACAACATTAGTGATTGCTCATAGATTGAGCACTGTTCAGAATGCAGATGAGATTGCTGTTTGTTCTGATGGAAAGATTGCAGAGCTGGGGACACATTTTGAGTTGTTGGAAAGCAAGGGTCAATATGCTTCTCTCGTCGCCTCTCAGAGACTTGCTttcgagtga
- the LOC116014148 gene encoding ABC transporter B family member 28 isoform X2 yields the protein MYSLEPIFTVIFVVNMNAMWEKVMSSLRAQIFQRVLIQKVEFFDRYKVGELTALLTSDLGSLKNIVSENVSRDRGFRALSEIIGTLCLLFALSPQLAPILGVLMLSVSVLVALYKRSTVKVFKSHGLVQASIADCVTETLSAIRTVRSFGGEKRQMSVFARQVLEYEDSGIKLGIFKSVNESVTRVAVYVSLMALYCLGGSKVKAGELSVGTVASFIGYTFTLTFAVQGLVNTFGDLRVAFASVDRINSVLSGAEIDEALAYALHKDMKQKNAHDKNFSLFVVNGSDGMRSTNLGYMSSLKSGSSVRSLAQSGDICLEDVHFSYPVRPDVEILSGLNLTLKCGTVTALVGPSGAGKSTVVQLLARFYEPTKGRITVAGEDLRTFDKSEWARAVSLVNQEPVLFSVSVGENIAYGLPDKDVSKDDVIKAAKAANAHEFIVSLPQGYDTLVGERGGLLSGGQRQRIAIARALLKDAPILILDEATSALDTVSERLVQDALNHLMKGRTTLVIAHRLSTVQNADEIAVCSDGKIAELGTHFELLESKGQYASLVASQRLAFE from the exons ATGTACTCATTGGAGCCAATTTTCACTGTGATTTTTGTTGTAAACATGAATGCCATGTGGGAAAAGGTTATGTCCAGTTTAAGAgcgcaaatatttcaaagagtATTGATTCAGAAG GTTGAGTTCTTTGACCGCTACAag GTTGGTGAACTAACAGCATTATTGACATCTGATTTGGGCTCATTGAAGAATATCGTGAGTGAAAATGTTTCCAGGGATCGTGGTTTTAGGGCATTGTCTGAG ATTATTGGAACACTGTGTTTATTGTTTGCCCTATCTCCCCAACTGGCACCAATTTTGGGCGTACTGATGCTTAGTGTGTCAGTTTTAGTTG CTCTATACAAGAGGTCAACCGTGAAAGTTTTCAAATCTCATGGTTTGGTCCAAGCTTCAATTGCTGATTGTGTAACTGAGACATTGTCTGCCATTCGCACT GTACGATCATTTGGTGGAGAAAAGCGTCAAATGTCAGTCTTTGCACGGCAG GTTCTTGAGTATGAGGACAGTGGCATAAAGCTTGGGATTTTCAAATCTGTAAATGAGTCTGTAACTAGGGTTGCAGTTTATGTCTCTTTGATGGCCTTATATTGTCTTGGGGGGAGCAAAGTAAAAGCT GGCGAACTATCCGTGGGAACTGTGGCTTCTTTTATTGGATACACGTTTACCTTGACTTTTGCA GTTCAAGGGCTTGTCAATACCTTTGGAGATCTTCGTgtggcttttgcctctgtggaTAGAATCAATTCTGTGTTGTCTGGAGCTGAAATTGATGAAGCCCTTGCTTATGCCTTACACAAGGACATGAAACAGAAGAATGCACATGATAAAAATTTTAGTCTATTTGTGGTTAATGGTTCTGATGGCATGCGGTCTACAAATTTGGGATACATGTCATCCTTGAAATCTGGTAGTAGTGTGCGAAGCCTTGCACAGTCTGGCGATATTTGTCTTGAAG ATGTACATTTTTCTTATCCAGTGAGGCCTGATGTAGAAATCCTTAGTGGTCTGAATTTGACCCTAAAATGTGGGACAGTTACTGCCCTAGTGGGCCCCAGTGGCGCTGGGAAAAGTACTGTAGTACAGCTACTAGCACGGTTCTATGAG CCAACCAAGGGTCGCATTACTGTTGCAGGAGAAGATTTGCGAACATTTGATAAGAGTGAATGGGCACGTGCTGTGTCTCTAGTGAATCAA GAACCTGTTCTTTTCTCGGTATCTGTTGGGGAGAATATTGCATATGGCCTCCCAGATAAGGATGTATCCAAGGATGATGTGATAAAGGCAGCAAAAGCTGCAAATGCTCATGAATTCATAGTTTCATTGCCACAG GGTTACGATACATTGGTTGGTGAGCGTGGGGGATTGTTAAGTGGTGGACAGAGGCAGAGGATTGCCATTGCCAGAGCTTTGCTCAAGGATGCCCCAATCCTAATTCTTGATGAG GCCACTAGTGCATTGGATACTGTTAGTGAGCGTCTAGTCCAGGATGCGTTGAACCATTTAATGAAGGGAAGGACAACATTAGTGATTGCTCATAGATTGAGCACTGTTCAGAATGCAGATGAGATTGCTGTTTGTTCTGATGGAAAGATTGCAGAGCTGGGGACACATTTTGAGTTGTTGGAAAGCAAGGGTCAATATGCTTCTCTCGTCGCCTCTCAGAGACTTGCTttcgagtga
- the LOC116014150 gene encoding calcium-dependent protein kinase 26, whose protein sequence is MAVAKSNSNTESSLCPCNCYKVANLAETILDATQSGHLKDRYVLGGQLGWGQFGVIRVCSDKFTGEVLACKSIAKNRLVSQEDVRSIKLEIEIMTRLYGHPNVVDLKAVYEEEDYVHLVMELCAGGELFHQLEKHGRFSETEARVVFRHLMQVVMYCHDKGIVHRDLKPENILLATKASSSPIKLADFGLATYIRPGESLRGTVGSPFYIAPEVLAGGYNQAADIWSAGVILYILLSGIPPFWGKTKSQIFDAVRAADLRFPSEPWDSISYSAKELIKGMLCTDPCHRLTAQQILDHTWVRDKSRLLQVPSAQDKSITACSNEGILCSSFMRREQDISFGTGSAIACDAQSSPAFTCRSSFSSFLAGPLTPYFESGGFSFQSSGGSNTQEFSTPVSSMPSFAFFSPSPSIDQGRCELDSLPNPSKEDLIRKETGVGELFMMADTCVCYEQVAAGGLERKALEVKKGGGSNVVSRMAGIHSRRNHTIGLGELEQLDLMVTESVIRWASCTCLPTATSLRSSLVC, encoded by the exons ATGGCTGTTGCCAAGAGCAACAGTAATACTGAATCATCACTTTGCCCATGCAATTGCTATAAAGTTGCTAACTTGGCTGAAACCATCTTGGATGCGACTCAGTCTGGTCACCTTAAAGACCGTTATGTTCTTGGAGGGCAATTAGGCTGGGGACAGTTTGGCGTAATCAGGGTCTGCTCTGATAAATTCACTGGAGAGGTATTGGCCTGCAAGTCGATTGCTAAAAATAGATTGGTCTCTCAGGAAGATGTGCGGAGTATCAAGCTTGAAATTGAGATAATGACTAGGCTTTATGGGCATCCTAATGTTGTGGATCTCAAGGCAGTTTACGAGGAGGAAGATTATGTGCATCTAGTAATGGAGCTTTGTGCCGGGGGAGAGCTTTTTCACCAGTTAGAGAAGCATGGGAGATTTTCCGAGACTGAGGCCAGGGTTGTTTTCAGGCACCTGATGCAAGTTGTAATGTACTGTCATGACAAAGGCATTGTTCACAGAGACTTAAAACCGGAAAACATTCTCTTAGCTACAAAAGCCTCTTCTTCTCCCATAAAATTAGCTGATTTTGGTCTCGCAACGTATATCAGACCAG GAGAGAGTTTGCGTGGTACTGTTGGTAGTCCGTTCTATATAGCTCCTGAGGTGTTGGCAGGAGGTTATAATCAAGCGGCTGATATCTGGAGTGCTGGTGTTATTCTTTACATTCTCCTTAGTGGGATACCACCATTCTGGGGGAAGACAAAATCACAAATATTTGATGCTGTTAGGGCTGCTGATCTGCGATTTCCTTCTGAACCCTGGGATTCTATTTCTTATTCAGCAAAAGAGTTGATCAAGGGAATGCTCTGTACTGATCCTTGTCACAGGCTTACAGCTCAGCAAATTCTTG ATCATACTTGGGTAAGGGACAAATCGCGACTTCTTCAAGTGCCATCTGCACAGGATAAAAGTATTACTGCCTGTTCGAACGAAGGCATTTTGTGTTCCTCATTTATGCGCAGGGAACAAGACATTAGCTTTGGCACAGGGTCAGCTATTGCATGTGATGCCCAGTCGTCACCTGCATTCACGTGCCGGTCATCATTTTCTTCCTTCCTAGCAGGACCTTTGACTCCTTACTTTGAGTCAGGTGGGTTTTCTTTCCAAAGCAGTGGTGGATCAAACACCCAAGAATTTTCTACTCCCGTTTCCTCAATGCCAAGTTTTGCATTCTTCAGTCCAAGTCCTAGTATTGACCAAGGTCGCTGTGAGTTGGATTCCTTGCCAAATCCATCTAAGGAAGATTTAATTCGCAAAG AGACTGGTGTAGGGGAGCTGTTTATGATGGCAGATACTTGTGTATGCTACGAGCAAGTGGCAGCTGGAGGGTTAGAGCGTAAAGCATTAGAGGTTAAAAAGGGTGGTGGATCGAATGTAGTATCTAGAATGGCGGGCATCCACAGCCGGAGGAACCATACAATAGGGCTAGGTGAACTTGAGCAACTTGATCTTATGGTGACTGAATCAGTTATTCGTTGGGCATCATGCACATGCCTCCCAACTGCGACTTCGCTTAGGTCTTCACTCGTGTGTTGa
- the LOC116012931 gene encoding uncharacterized protein LOC116012931, with product MVDAASWYCGIVVLCLLLFSSVKENYGGDGDVVHHVRGKLQLSNNRAACDEIYVVGEGETLHTISDKCGDPFIVEQNPHIHDPDDVFPGLVIKITPTIAPTT from the coding sequence ATGGTTGACGCTGCGTCGTGGTACTGCGGAATCGTGGTCCTGTGTCTACTACTTTTTAGCTCCGTGAAGGAGAATTATGGAGGGGACGGCGACGTTGTTCATCACGTACGAGGGAAGCTGCAGCTGTCCAACAACAGGGCGGCGTGCGACGAAATCTATGTGGTCGGAGAAGGGGAAACTCTGCATACCATCAGCGACAAGTGCGGCGACCCTTTCATCGTTGAGCAGAATCCACATATCCATGATCCTGATGATGTTTTTCCAGGACTCGTCATCAAGATTACTCCTACTATAGCTCCGACCACCTAG